A segment of the Manihot esculenta cultivar AM560-2 chromosome 13, M.esculenta_v8, whole genome shotgun sequence genome:
TACTCCCTTTTCATTGATTAATTCTGAACATTATTGTTGAATACTACTGGTAGTCTGATAAGTTCTCATGTTGAGTAACTACAGTGATTTCAAGATGGCTGGTGTGAAAAGAAGACTTTATTCTGATTCAGATACCTGTGCCCTTCACAAAGAATTAGATGAGGTCTCATGTCCTATTTGCATGGACCATCCGCATAATGCAGTTCTCTTATTGTGCAGCTCACATGAGAAGGGCTGCCGATCTTACATTTGTGATACAAGTTACAGGCATTCAAATTGCCTGGACCGCTTTAAAAAGTTAAGGGACAACCCTACAACTTTATCCACTTCTTTACCTATCAACTCATCCAGTACTGGTAATACTTCTGAAACAATCTTGCCTTTGACGATGCATGGGCTTGATGCTAATGGAGATCAGAATCTAAATGAAAGCAATGATGTCAATTCCATTGTAAGGCCTGAAGAGCTTGTAGGAAACATCATCCAAGATTCTAATAGGCAGTTAGAAACACGAGAAGGCATTTTGCAAGCTGGTGATTCCGAGTCATTTCGTGATAGGATTGAACTTGAAGTGGCTGACACTGAGAACTCATCAGAATCTGGGTTGAGCCTGAAATGTCCTTTATGCCGTGGAGCTGTACTAGGGTGGGAAGTTGTAGATGAGGCTAGAAAATATCTGAACTTGAAGAAGCGAAGTTGCTCCAGGGAATCATGCTCATTTGTTGGGAATTACCAAGAATTGCGTAGGCATGCAAGGAGGGTTCACCCAACGACTCGACCCTCTGATGTTGATCCATCCAGAGAACGAGCTTGGAGATGCCTTGAGCGACAAACAGAATATGGTGACATTGTGAGTGCCATTCGTTCAGCTATGCCAGGTGCTGTTGTAGTTGGGGACTATGTAATTGAGAATGGCGATAGGTTTTCAGTTGAGAGGGAAGGTGGGGCAGGTGAAGTTAATGCTCCATGGTGGACTACTTTCTTCCTGTTTCAGATGATTGGCTCAATTGATGGTGGAGCTGAACCAAGGGCTCGTCCAAGAGCTTGGACGAGGCACCGTCGAGCAGCTGGAGTGTTACCTGAGCGTCGATTCCTCTGGGGTGAAAATCTGTTGGGTCTGCAGGATGATGATGACGACGACGACGATGACAATGATGATGATTATTTGCGTGTATTAAGTGATGCAGGTGAAGATGCTTCTTCAATCCCAAGAAGGCGTCAAGATGTTTCTCCAATTCCCAGAAGACGTCAAGACGCTTCTCCGGTCCCAAGAAGACGTCGACGTTTGACTCGGTCAAGGTCTGATGATCAGTCATGAAAGGTGATGGCAATTTTCCGGTAAATCTCTGGTTTCTTAAAACGAATTTTCTACTGGAATTGTATACAAAGCCATCTGCTGACCTATTGGGCGTCTACTATTAATGTTCCAGTACTTGCAGAAGCTTCCTGCAGTATCATTATGGTGATTaagaatctggatgtcagcaacGCAAAGAAAGATTTGTTCAATGATTATAAATTTGTGCCAGATTCTGTTTCAACTTTGTTGGTTTGCTCAACAGGGGACGACGAGAAAAAGGGACAGAAACCGTTTTCTTGGCATTAGGAACATTTCTATTTCGTTGGAGTCGTATGATGGAGCTTGAGTTGTATAATTTCATCGGTTGATGGGTTCCCCACCTGCCCGTGTGTGTGTTAAATGGTGGATGTTTCCCCAATTGAAGCAAATCTAAACTAATGGGGAAATTGAattgttgtatttttttttttcttgctttGAAATGATTCGGTTTTTTCTTGCTTTGTTATCATTTTACTGCAATTAATGATTTGGCCTTCTATTTGCTGACGGTGAGCATTTCGGTCATGAATAATAGTCGAGTGTCATGTATAACATACGAATTCAGGATTATTTTATGAGAATTGACTGAGCATTCAGCCGGCTTTGGTTTGAAATGAGCAGCGAGTCTCTCTCAGAGGGCGGGAGGAGGTGGAAGGCAATCCTACCGCTAGAATCTTAAGCTCAGAATGATAtagatatgtatatatatatatattcaacagAAGGTCCTGCTGGACGATGCTACATCAACATCAAACACTAGGGAAGAGAGGGTGACACAGAGACTGCAAAGATATCACTCTTTGCTGTCCCATCGACCAAGGCAAGGCACTAAGCCTCTCAATATCAAAGCATGAAGCTTTATATACCCAGATAAAAATATTGAAGGCAATTTGAGGCTAATAATATTttggaaaaaatattaaaaaaaattactctgattttacttattttaaattcaGGCTCTGtactttattttatattgaagTAGTTCATCGTgttgattaataaataaaatataattattaattaaaaatatataaaaatagtttaatttaaattaaattaatatttcataatataatttttatattaatactttttatagtgtttaaaaattattattgtttttaataaatgataattaagtattattttaatacaaattaaattatatattttgaaataaaaaattaataaaatgatataATATTGTTTTATACTTTCTTCTAATATTTATACAAAATAAGCTATCTGCTCAATGTTGTAGGTgtatttttttagtattatcaaaatttttataatattattgataaataaaatctatatatgtatatattttaaacaaattattgtttataatttagtgaaaaaagttatttaattatttctacTTTCCGCACacacaaaaataatttctaattctcaaaaactcatttgacaataatgaccgctggatttctccatcccGGTATGGGGCCAGACCCATGACGACAGCCCATTACTTGGAGGCCCTCAAGTCCCCCGCATGaatcaggtccagcccgctcagcctCAAGACCAGGCTCCACCTAGATTTCTCAGTCAGGCCGGCCCAACCTTTTCGGCCCAATGATCAGATCTCCTCTAGGTTTAGCCTTAATCCCATCTACCAGCCCAGTCCGGAAGAAGAAAGGTGACCAGCTCATCTACCTGGTGGGTCTATCCGCATGCGTGccagaggagaattaaatggccgttacgcatggaacaGAGACCCGATACTCTCGTACGTTCGTAtcagtatggcagagacaggtggcccaatggaaGTAAGGCCATGACACGTCCCTGACAggcaaagaaaaagaataaaaggagagaaaCACTCTCCTCTCGGCTAAGTTTTTTCTAAGTTTACAGAACCatttgtaaaccctattttctggatcttagatcatcaattggcgccatcTGTGGGAAAGAAGAAGATCTTTTCgtcgccggagttccactcttacaatacccactgagatccacaatggccaaCCATAATGAAAACAACATCGTTAACACTcctaatgacctgagctctgctcaggagggacaacagttctctttttccagtcccacaaccccaaacaaccaaccaccaatccctttcaacccctcgccaagcttggaaGGGAATGTGCCTGGAGCTgccttgtccaaccaggacctccaaaccatAGCCCTTCAACTACAAAACACTGCCCATTGGCTGGGGCAGGTGATGCAATAGAGGGGCCTTAGCTCCCGGTGAATGTGTTGccggtggtagaagaaccctGAACCAACAAACCTCAGCCTACCTTCAACCATCCCCAAACCAACAGCAGAGAAACTGGAGAAAGGGGGAGAGCCGGGGgagaagaagaaccagaggctagggttcatggaagaagggtgagggagttgatagaaaacgacgaggccgacagttattctgccggaacaaccagaagaactcaatagcatcctgtgggcactccgaactacccccaggATGTCCACTAAAGAGACGCCTTTTGCACTCGCATTTGGCACTAAAGCTGTGGTTCCAATCGAGCTGCAGGTCCCCACCCATTGAGTCCAATTCAATAGCGAGAGCACCAACAATGATAAGTTAAGAAGTAACCTGGATGCTCTGGAAGAAGttagggaggaagctcaagtccgTACTGCCGCTTATCAGCAAAGAGCGGCCCGTTACTACAATCaaagggtcagagaaagaagcctgaAGATAGGAGATCTGGCCCTAAGAAACCAGGAAGCTACTGGAAAGAGAGCGGCAATAGGAAAGCTGACACCGACCTAGGAGGGCCCCTTCAGAATAAAAAAAGTTGTCAAACTGGGAGTATATCGAATTGAGGACATGCAGGGAAACTCTGAGCCCCATGCAGGGAAACTCTGAGccccatgcttggaatatccagcattTAAAAAGGTATTTCCCCTAAAAGATGTCATCAAATGTAAAAAGACTGATTGTATTTTAAAGCATGGTAATAAAATAGACGTTGTAATCGTCCAAATCCTTTATTTGTCATAACTTACATTGCTTCCATtgaaagaaatagaaaagaaaaataaaacaggCACAAAGGCCCAAGGtctcagggaggtaggtgaccaggatccccaagatctcctggcacagcaaaccgagctgagatgacaagaccttagggaggtaggtgaccaggatccccaagatctcctggcaccacaaaccgagctgagatgacaagacctcagggaggtaggtgaccaggatccccaagatctcctagcACCGCAAACCAAGCTGAGATGACAAGACCTCAGTCAggtgaccgggatccctaagatctcctggtgccacaaaaccggctgagagggcaagacctcagggaggtaggtgaccaggatccccaagatcttctGGCACCGCAAATCGAGCTGAGATgacaagacctcattgaggtgaccgggatccccaagatctcctggcgccacaaaaccggctgagagggcaagacctcagggaggcaggtgaccgggatccccaagatctcctggcaccgcaaaccgagctgagatgacaagaccttagggaggtaggtgaccaggatccccaagatctcttgGCACCGCAAACCGAGCTGAGATGACAAGACCTCAGTCaggtgaccgggatccccaagatctcctggcgccaCAAAACTGGCTGAGAGGGCAAGACCTCATGGAGGTAGGTGACCGaaatccccaagatctcctggcaccgcAAACCGAGCTGAAATGACAAGACCTCAGGGAGATAGGTGACCaggatccctaagatctcctggcaccgcAAACCGAGCTGAGATGACAAGAACTCAGGGAAGTAGGTGACTAGGATCctcaagatctcctggcaccgcAAACCGAGCTGAGATGACAAGACCTCAGGGCGGTAgatgaccaggatccccaagatctcttgGCGCCAAAAAACCGAACTGAGATGACAAGACCTCAGacaggtaggtgaccgggatccccaaggtcTCCTAGCGCCAAAAACCGAACTGAGATgacaagacctcagggaggtaggtgaccgggatccccaagatctcctggcaccaaaaaaccgaactgagatgacaagacctcagtcaggtaggtgaccaggatccccaagatctcctggcgccaaaaaaccgaactgagatgataagacctcaatgagataggcaaccgggctccccaagtacCGACCTGAGACATGCAAGTATAAGCTCGGAAAGCCAAGCAAAAAGAGAGCCGAACTCAGAAAGCTCAAGGGCAAACTGAAGGTTGCAAGCTTCCTATGATTCAAGAGGAAACCTAAAGCATGAGCAGACAAGGCCCCAACCTCAATTCCTATCAGAATAGAAATAGGAATAAAAAGGCCAGTCCTGCTCATCACTTTAAAAGGTACGTGATCCATTTCACTTTGGTTATAGGCATGATATACATCTGAGCTCGCATTATGGACGAGTTAACAGaatagaaaataataagaaCGCATGTATGAGGTTGTAGAAACTCGTGAATTGGAAGTTTAGTCAATTGTTAAAAATCGTGCTCATGGTGAAGACCTGATATGTTTGAGCCCTGTGGGAGATTAATTAAATACGTagcttaaatatttttatccttAAGGCAGATCCAGTTCGGAAAAGGCCTGCAGATAAGAATGCCTTTGTGAAATTGGAAAAGTTCATAAGTTAGAAGTTAAGTCCCTCGCTAAAATTCCAACCCTGATTGGCTCGGGGGCAGGAAATGAAAAACGGTATAATTGACTCCTTAGAAAAATTATGGAGCACGTggcttaaatattttattcttaacATGTTGGGTTTTTTACAGATTGAGCAGTTCGGTAAAGCTAGAAAAGTAAATAAAAGTAAGAATAACTCAAGCATAAAATACAGACAAAACACATATTCTATTTCATTAAGATGAAATTACAACTTATTCTAATCATCTACATCTGCTGGAGGAAAAACCGTCCTTAGaggacttacatgcctaggtATATCTACGTTGTCTACATTACTATCACCTATGCTACTATCTTCGGGGAGCCCGGCATCTTCTTGCTCAGACCCCCAGTACCCACAAAGGGCACAATCTCTTGCCCCTGAGGCCCAGCATCTTGAGCAACCTCATCCTCTTTCCCCAGCTCGGCATCTGCCTCAGAAGGCCCAGCTGCAGTGCGAAAAGCTCCTTTGGGCAAGGGTCTGTCGTCCTCCCCGTAGAGCACTtcctcgccatcagagtctTCCTCAGCGGCTCGGAGTTCAGCCAACGGGGTGGAAGGGGCATATCTGGTAGTTCTTAGGCCTCGGTTGTATCCAGAGACGAACATGCGGAAGCTCTTATTCCATATGGTTGTCGCTCCTCGCAAGCCTCAGCTATCTTGGCCTTCAGCTCCGAATAGTCCTTATAGCTCTGAAGATgagcctcacaggcctgctcgaccTCTTTCTTTAGTTCGGCTGACTCCTTGTATTCCCTCAGGCGCTCCTCGCACTTCAGCTGAACCCTGTCCTCAACGAGCTTAGCGTCTACAAGCAGGGCTGAACATCTCTTCTCCAAGGCTTTAACCTCCTGGCAGAGCTGTTGATTCTGAAGTTTTGACTCCTCTGCCACTGAAGTTAGCTCTTTCAGGCTATCTACGCGCTTGTtcaactcctgctcaaggactacGACCCGAGCTAGGGCTTCTTCTCTCTCCGCCAGCACAGCATTAAAATCTGCCTTCAGTAGCTCGTGCTGGTGCCGGGCCTTGTCCCTCTGGCTCATGGCCTCATCTCTCTCCTTCCGGACCTCCTCcagggaggacagctgcttcaacGCTTCATCTCGGCTAGTCTCAGTTGCAGCCGCCTTCCCATCAACCCTCCTGAGGGCCTCTATCGCCGTAGTCAGTTCCACCTAGAGGGACTTGGAGTGCTCCTGGGCGGCCGCCAGATTGCTCCGGGCATCGCTAGTCGCCGACAAGTTCTCCTCGAGACGCGCCTCCTCTATGCGGCGGTCCACGGAGTCCCTGAGGGCGCGATCCCGAGCGTCTATCTCCATAAAAACGCCCATCGCCTGGCAAAAAGGGGAAAACAAATGAAGTTAGAAAGCCAAGAaaggtaaaaataaattaaaaatagaaaagaaacaAGCGTGAGTTACCATCAAGAGCATCTCCCTGGCAGTGTCTCCGAGCTGCTCTCGGGTCTAAGCCCGGAAGGCCACCTGCTCTCGAGTAGAGCTGGCCAATAGGCCAGTAAGAGCCAGCAAGTGAGGGTCTGAAGCTTCTGTGGTCCCGCCGAACATCTGTCCCCGCAAGATCTCCACCACGACACTCGTCGGAGACTGGTGAGTGATGTCCTCTGCGTTTAAGATATCGTTGTCTGGGGCAGACAGCAGGGGCACCACAGAAGTCTTCTCCTTCTCAAGAGGAGGCAGAGGTGGAGCCGGTCTCCTAGAGGCCCGGGCCTTCTTAGAAACGGGAGTTGGGGCATGAACTTTGGAGGGAGGGGGACGCTTACTCCCAGCCCCTTCTGCAAGGCCCTCAGAGGCAGCGGACGACTTCTCTGGAGGAGAGGCGACCTCAACCGGACCGGACTCAGCCCTCTCCACAAGGATGCCCTCAATTGCAGGGGTGCCTTCAGTAGCGACTCCCTGAGCTCCCTCACTTACGGGAACGACCTCCAGCCCGTCCTCGGGAACCCTGCATCCAGCAGGAGAGGCTCCAGACCTTTCTTCAGAAACCACCGAGGACGTGGCAGTATCCGTCTTCATTTGCTCGGTGCTCCCGACCAAACTGATAGTAATCTTCGGAGCCTTTTTCGCCCCTTCGGTAGAAGCCCGTGGGGGCCTGAGCAGATTGGGAAGTCGAGCTCGACCTGCTACGGTTGGAGGGCCCGGTAGACCTGACGCCTCGAGAGCTCGGTCTGGGAGCCTGAGAAGTgaccggaggaggaggaggaggtcggTCAGCCGACCTGAAAGAAATAACTTTAGCCATCCTTTGAGCAGCTTCTCCCACCGACCGCCCAGCCAAGAGGGCGTCTAAAGCAGTATTCATGCTCTCTCGGGACAGTGTGAAGTTCTTTGGAGGCTTGATCTGGTCCATTTTCACCCCGGAAGCTGCAAAAATCTAAAATCAGGGCAAGTCAGAACAACACTcaataaaaatcacaaaaacaaaacaaagcaGGCAAATGGAATAAAGTACCCGCGTCCTTGATATCCCGAAGGTTGGACGCATACAAAcacttttcgacgtcatacttcttttctgcagaagtcagtcgaatgaACCCAACCTGATCGGTAAGGTCCAACTAgggcaggtcgttgcaacccaGAGATACATCCTCCCAGGGGAGATCGAGCTCCCAAACCAGCCCAGTTTCTTTCTTCAACTCCACCACCATAAACCCCTCTACCCAGCCTTTGATAGAGTCCTTATAACCTGTAAAAATTGACAACCCTCCGCAAGGGGCAAAGTAGTAAAACTTTTGGCTTGCCTTGACTAGCTTGAAGAAGGTGACGAACAGACGCACCGTGGGTGTGAACCCCTAGCTCCGACAAACAGATTCAAAAGAAGACATGAAGAGAACGGAATTAGGAGTCAGCATTCGAGGGGTAATCTCGAAATACCGGAAGACCTCGATAAAGAAGGGAGTGAAGGGAAACGATAAACCGTATTCCCACTGCTTGGCAAAGAAGACCAAGCTGACGTCCTTTTGAGGGTCGACCAGACCAGAgggaggaggatcgggaagaacgatcctctcattccAATAAGGGGCCCGGATGTGAAAAAGGGAGGTATCCAGGTATTCCCTGGAAATGAGGTTTCTAATGTTGGACGGGGTAATGCTAGACTCTAGGTTGACGACATCGGGGAGACTAGAGCTATCCATGGTGGGAGAAGAGACGTACCTggaaagcagttagagtagaTGAGCAGAGGAAAGCGAAGAGAGCAGAAGGACGGAACAAGCAAATCGCACAGACAAAGGAGAATAAGAGTTTCGAGAAGACATAGGGAATTCGAAATTTGAAACAGTAATGAGGTGAAAAGATGTTTTGAGGCAGTCTGTACTTAGATGGCGCGGTCATTATGattctcggtatttaccccctcatcagtcgggtaataactgatgagaaggtaaaggggcaattgatgaccactggatttgtaatacccggctagactccggtatcggaattcctaccgtccggtggaatctcggatgtcggagatctctagaagggtagaatcatgttttatgaaatattttcatgtttttaatggttttgagtatgaaattgaatgagtttttacaagaaaagtctttggaggaaaacccaggttcggccgccgaaggtcaagttcggccgccgaacatgcatgcgttttggaggcacgttaggcccccgaaagcatgagtgagggaagtaaaggttcggccgccgaaagtcaagttcggccgccgaacatttgcatggatgcggaggcacattcggcccccgaacgtggtctggccagccactataaaagggtcccttagccgaaaacgggcgagctttttccccattttcggccaaggtgagctttccgccgtccctcacccattttcaatgttcttcctctaaatctttcaatattttcacttgttttcacttggtttcgaagatttaagcttttgaaacgagttttggagctttgggaactcaggagctcattttcgtggatctccaagtttaggtcgtctccctctcgatcttcaagaggtaagagccgatcttaagctccttatgagttttaaataagttttatgcaagatctatgggtagaaatgcatgttaggttatatgttgatgttatggatatatatattgatgttttgagcaatgtgtgttgtttgtgtgtgtttgaagtgttgtagatggggtatatgtatatttgaggcccctaggaacttgtatgcatgttttggttgagatatatgcatgatttatggttttgggaggcaggaggttcatttgaaccaagtttctgcccgtttggcagaaaccaggttcggcagccgaagggagtttcggccgccgaaccccttttgtggaggcagcattcggctgccgaaggtgcccccgaaaagagactttcgtctctgtctggcactttcggccgccgaaggtgccgccgaacctgcctgactttcgtctctggagggactttcggccgccgaacctgccgccgaaagtgccatgtccagccatttcatgcatgtattcttatggttaatttatgatgttttagggggtttttggggaatattttagagttatgttcaggtatgtttggtccctcatttgagtccacctgtgtaggttcggacccgaggaaccgaggaccccagcagtgagttcagctgcttcggtattgtcagagtcagccagaggtgagtggaactataacttaatcttttaaattaaatgctttatcatgtttcatgcatcatgattatgcaataggatgattgcattagttttcacgaatatgccgcattgcataaattgttgttgttatgggacttgaagaccaggagccagaggaggccctgggaaaatggtaagtaatgtatgttctgacaggaaagaccaggaccccattctacaggcctggcacagagttaacttggactaattggtgacgagttcgcccaacccttatgtgaattgtttgtgttatgatgcatttcatagagcata
Coding sequences within it:
- the LOC110630148 gene encoding uncharacterized protein LOC110630148 isoform X1, with product MLSNYSDFKMAGVKRRLYSDSDTCALHKELDEVSCPICMDHPHNAVLLLCSSHEKGCRSYICDTSYRHSNCLDRFKKLRDNPTTLSTSLPINSSSTGNTSETILPLTMHGLDANGDQNLNESNDVNSIVRPEELVGNIIQDSNRQLETREGILQAGDSESFRDRIELEVADTENSSESGLSLKCPLCRGAVLGWEVVDEARKYLNLKKRSCSRESCSFVGNYQELRRHARRVHPTTRPSDVDPSRERAWRCLERQTEYGDIVSAIRSAMPGAVVVGDYVIENGDRFSVEREGGAGEVNAPWWTTFFLFQMIGSIDGGAEPRARPRAWTRHRRAAGVLPERRFLWGENLLGLQDDDDDDDDDNDDDYLRVLSDAGEDASSIPRRRQDVSPIPRRRQDASPVPRRRRRLTRSRSDDQS
- the LOC110630148 gene encoding uncharacterized protein LOC110630148 isoform X2; its protein translation is MAGVKRRLYSDSDTCALHKELDEVSCPICMDHPHNAVLLLCSSHEKGCRSYICDTSYRHSNCLDRFKKLRDNPTTLSTSLPINSSSTGNTSETILPLTMHGLDANGDQNLNESNDVNSIVRPEELVGNIIQDSNRQLETREGILQAGDSESFRDRIELEVADTENSSESGLSLKCPLCRGAVLGWEVVDEARKYLNLKKRSCSRESCSFVGNYQELRRHARRVHPTTRPSDVDPSRERAWRCLERQTEYGDIVSAIRSAMPGAVVVGDYVIENGDRFSVEREGGAGEVNAPWWTTFFLFQMIGSIDGGAEPRARPRAWTRHRRAAGVLPERRFLWGENLLGLQDDDDDDDDDNDDDYLRVLSDAGEDASSIPRRRQDVSPIPRRRQDASPVPRRRRRLTRSRSDDQS